In Thunnus thynnus chromosome 11, fThuThy2.1, whole genome shotgun sequence, the following proteins share a genomic window:
- the LOC137192352 gene encoding nck-associated protein 5-like isoform X2, which translates to MVTLQQHFSSMEETVRTLLQNQDSLEGPKVDPLDLMKAYKDKLLEEMWKQQDSLEGPTATVAGMPPSPEAGGGSEENTKDSNPLLERLRALEAENSALSLENDNQRKQYERCLDEVANQVVQALLTQKDLKEECVKLRTRVFDLEQQNRILSVLFQQRVKMSTIPVSQEVQRNGKAGVPAGRWPSLLSLTCPRSSGSGSSSELSLSSACSEYSSGSHTWAEGRGFSKQATSRDKRMSTGSVSSNHSAPTEQTDLGWKEGHIIKGLKRLQMCSSKEASSLPSVPHCKDCMTSNEGIYSLGVKCGLQGTTAKQVAPASKPFKTGAGIAALDSDDAEDDSSKLQSRESSDNPTKEPLCSEKMDVTRDDDSNFQEDSVKPAGNTGLFPSPVTDNFLFLEGPTVKPGVSPTDSLTHLEEKNKDSLEKHKPSGMKLSDRNNNQERSTDRKSRLDHVKRQQGRLAGTIDVNSSIQHTATRALSCVSEARQRSSSMEVPHCRDQASQAGSESRNHTMSDSPQRKPKPQPCDSARKAFILRSKSADGGPEQTKHIHSPLHQKLIKGHRSKGQSNPPGHSTPSKRTHLSKTHGSSKVALSKGDKDEDTAVTTGSKSLESVQQRSPLASPVKHSKAFKPPAVSECSKSPTKSPLQITRLQSSKESVEESIYDNLPCSPRKQRRQEQHCDVSSSELRSPSPPPPPGRTTSLILSSLPKAQKSAGQPQSSTTGKITSSTTKPQSNQPSSVLQPQQSNTAKDNQHTAPQIDPEGIKPMKNVPAKVYHTHSSKIPPFPVLESYDSESVQLSMDRTVTCHDGSGAPSILPSQSILQRTQQSISEPKLSEVLPQAYSNVYYHGIANNPQSSTSRAAKMALPVNAKSNEAIAGQETSTFLVFGRQSKDDTNPATKGLQTFQTFTCDPQMRHECARRKIETRCNSLDSEPSVQPVASDSGVMLDWGFDEEGWLFKRSVSVSTRPPLKPVMGMNGAKARSQSFGARYMDRPTFNRSGKVRTQIKTHSGSSLNSLGDILPGSMSCSSSYHCPMNRSLLNNFLIEEGLTVPPHLGSSSERLQSLKHQREQARRLQIEQQFSSAFGEPVSEEPERQSTITTIEEKVMLGIEENLHKSHEQERGIEVKQKSGSTLANWFGFRKSKLPAPSGKKTDPPKAKEDKREQKITSLLGGKQTKSDKKRDRRKSDGKDCSVGRRESHDAVRACISMPCPGMSLNEIQRHTDITGDPKMQMMNRRADGENGSAVKSPNQDAVIGSGCKMRTLDSGIGTIPLPESCSFFSSILHLLPKSSSTPEQSLSPPSIPGSSSEEVSPSPLPRWRIPSGFKDSSHAGVPNSLSDSSMTHIQSVPFPTVAFLQPIQPQSEPIVTSASVCDTQSRLPRATQEFIS; encoded by the exons GTGGCGAACCAGGTGGTCCAGGCGCTCCTCACTCAGAag GACTTGAAAGAGGAATGTGTAAAGCTGCGGACCCGTGTGTTTGACTTGGAGCAGCAAAACCGCATACTGAGTGTGCTGTTTCAACAACGTGTCAAAATGTCCACAATTCCTGTCTCCCAG GAGGTCCAAAGGAATGGAAAAGCGGGTGTTCCTGCAGGACGGTGGCCCAGCCTGCTGAGTCTAACATGCCCGCGCAGTAGTGGTAGCGGCAGTAGCAGTGAACTCTCACTATCAAGTGCTTGTAGTGAGTACTCTAGTGGCTCCCACACTTGGGCAGAGGGACGTGGCTTCTCCAAACAG GCCACAAGCCGGGACAAAAGGATGAGCACAGGCTCAGTATCTAGCAATCATTCAGCACCCACTGAGCAGACAGACCTGGGATGGAAGGAGGGCCATATTATAAAAGGTCTAAAGCGTCTCCAGATGTGCAGCTCCAAAGAGGCATCCTCACTTCCATCTGTACCACACTGCAAAGACTGTATGACCTCCAATGAGGGCATATACTCACTTGGTGTCAAGTGTGGTCTACAAGGGACCACAGCCAAGCAAGTAGCCCCTGCAAGTAAACCTTTCAAGACTGGAGCAGGGATTGCTGCCCTAGACTCTGATGATGCAGAGGATGATTCATCTAAATTACAAAGCAGAGAGTCCAGTGACAACCCAACAAAAGAGCCTCTTTGCTCGGAGAAAATGGATGTCACCAGAGATGATGACAGCAATTTTCAAGAAGACTCTGTAAAACCTGCTGGGAATACTGGCCTTTTCCCCTCACCTGTCACAGACAACTTCTTATTTTTGGAGGGCCCCACAGTAAAACCTGGTGTAAGCCCAACAGATAGCCTTACACATCTGGAGGAAAAGAACAAAGACTCGCTAGAAAAACACAAGCCTTCAGGCATGAAGTTAAGTGACAGAAACAATAACCAGGAAAGGTCTACTGACCGTAAATCCAGACTTGATCATGTCAAAAGACAACAGGGAAGACTTGCAGGGACAATTGATGTGAACTCATCCATTCAACATACTGCAACAAGAGCTCTGAGCTGTGTGAGTGAAGCCAGACAGCGAAGCTCTTCAATGGAGGTTCCTCATTGCAGAGACCAGGCAAGTCAAGCTGGCAGCGAAAGCCGGAACCACACCATGTCAGACTCTCCtcagagaaaaccaaaacctcAGCCTTGTGACTCAGCAAGGAAGGCTTTCATCCTGCGGAGCAAGAGTGCAGATGGAGGACCAGAGCAAACTAAGCATATACACTCTCCGTTACACCAAAAGCTTATTAAAGGTCACAGGTCCAAAGGACAATCCAACCCTCCAGGGCACAGTACTCCTAGCAAAAGGACACATCTCAGTAAAACACATGGTTCAAGCAAGGTAGCATTGTCTAAAGGGGACAAAGATGAGGATACTGCAGTGACAACAGGTTCCAAGTCTCTCGAGAGTGTACAACAGCGCTCTCCTCTTGCCTCCCCTGTGAAACATTCAAAGGCATTTAAGCCTCCAGCGGTCAGTGAATGCTCAAAGAGCCCGACAAAATCACCTCTGCAAATCACCAGACTTCAATCCAGCAAGGAGTCTGTGGAAGAGAGCATTTATGACAACTTACCCTGCTCTCCACGAAAACAACGACGCCAAGAACAGCACTGTGATGTTTCCTCTTCAGAACTTAGGTCCCcatcccccccaccacccccagGTCGAACAACTTCTCTTATCCTTAGCTCTTTACCCAAAGCTCAAAAATCCGCAGGTCAGCCTCAAAGCTCTACTACTGGAAAGATAACATCTAGCACCACCAAGCCACAATCAAATCAGCCTTCTTCTGTTTTGCAGCCTCAACAGTCCAACACAGCTAAAGACAATCAACACACAGCCCCACAAATTGATCCTGAAGGTATTAAGCCAATGAAAAATGTCCCTGCCAAAGTCTACCATACCCACTCATCCAAGATACCACCATTCCCAGTTCTAGAATCATATGATTCTGAGTCAGTCCAGTTATCCATGGACAGAACCGTCACATGCCATGATGGAAGTGGTGCTCCCTCTATTTTGCCAAGTCAGAGCATCTTACAAAGAACTCAGCAGAGCATTAGTGAGCCAAAACTTTCAGAAGTCTTGCCTCAGGCATATTCTAATGTTTACTACCACGGGATTGCTAATAATCCACAAAGTTCAACCTCAAGAGCTGCAAAAATGGCTCTCCCTGTAAATGCTAAATCTAATGAGGCAATTGCTGGACAGGAAACCAGTACCTTCCTAGTTTTTGGAAGACAAAGCAAAGATGATACAAACCCTGCCACAAAAGGGCTCCAGACCTTTCAGACTTTCACATGTGATCCCCAGATGAGACATGAATGTGCCCGCAGAAAGATTGAGACCCGCTGTAACTCGCTGGACTCTGAGCCGTCAGTTCAGCCTGTTGCATCAGACAGCGGTGTGATGTTAGATTGGGGATTTGATGAGGAAGGTTGGCTGTTTAAAcggtctgtgtctgtgtcaacCAGACCTCCCCTTAAGCCAGTAATGGGCATGAATGGGGCCAAGGCTCGAAGCCAGAGCTTTGGTGCACGCTACATGGACAGGCCAACCTTCAACAGATCTGGAAAGGTCCGCACACAGATCAAAACACACTCAGGGAGCTCCTTGAACTCTCTCGGTGATATCCTTCCAGGAAGTATGAGTTGCTCCAGTAGCTATCATTGTCCAATGAATCGATCACTTTTGAACAACTTCTTGATTGAAGAGGGCCTGACAGTTCCCCCACATCTGGGGTCCTCCAGTGAAAGACTTCAAAGTCTTAAACACCAACGAGAGCAGGCTAGGCGCCTTCAGATTGAACAACAATTTTCAAGCGCCTTTGGTGAGCCAGTTTCCGAAGAACCAGAAAGACAAAGTACTATAACCACAATTGAAGAGAAAGTGATGCTCGGCATTGAGGAGAACTTGCACAAGTCTCACGAACAGGAGAGAGGCATTGAAGTGAAGCAAAAATCTGGCTCAACTTTGGCAAATTGGTTTGGTTTTCGTAAGAGTAAGCTTCCTGCTCCAAGCGGCAAAAAGACTGATCCACCGAAagcaaaagaagacaaaaggGAGCAAAAGATTACATCACTTCTGGGAGGAAAGCAAACAAAGtctgacaaaaagagagacagaagaaaaagtGATGGAAAAGACTG CTCTGTGGGGAGAAGAGAGTCTCATGATGCAGTGCGGGCATGCATCTCAATGCCCTGCCCAGGAATGTCCCTGAATGAGATACAAAGACACACTGACATCACTGGGGACCCAAAG atgcagatgATGAACCGGAGAGCTGATGGTGAAAATGGATCTGCAGTGAAGAGCCCCAACCAGGATGCAGTAATAG GCTCCGGCTGCAAGATGCGAACGTTGGACAGTGGAATTGGGACCATCCCCCTTCCTGAATCCtgttccttcttctcctccatccTGCACCTCCTCCCCAAATCCTCATCAACCCCAGAACAGTCCCTCAGTCCTCCCAGTATCCCCGGGTCCTCCAGCGAGGAGGTGTCTCCTTCCCCATTACCCCGATGGAGAATACCCTCCGGCTTTAAGGACAGCAGCCATGCAGGGGTGCCGAACTCCCTGTCCGACTCATCCATGACCCATATCCAGTCAGTGCCTTTCCCCACTGTGGCCTTCCTCCAGCCCATCCAACCCCAGTCTGAACCCATTGTGACCTCTGCCAGTGTGTGTGATACCCAGAGCAGGCTACCCAGAGCAACACAAG